A single genomic interval of Arachis duranensis cultivar V14167 chromosome 7, aradu.V14167.gnm2.J7QH, whole genome shotgun sequence harbors:
- the LOC107496894 gene encoding tyrosine-protein phosphatase DSP1 isoform X2, whose product MQVAELQQNLVQHQHKENKIMCKKIQLSVSDTELHNHHHNSCGCDVDGCHKVEGEDLFIPPLNFAMVDNGIFRSGFPEPANFSFLQTLALRSIIYLCPEPYPEANMEFLKSNGIKLYQFGIEGHKEPFVNIPEDTIREALKVVLDVRNHPLIIHCKRGKHRTGCLVGCYRKLQKWCLSSVFDEYQRFAAAKARVSDQRLD is encoded by the exons ATGCAAGTAGCAGAACTCCAACAAAACCTGGTTCAACACCAACACAAAGAGAACAAGATCATGTGCAAGAAGATCCAGCTAAGTGTCTCTGACACTGAACTCCATAATCACCATCATAATTCATGTGGTTGTGATGTTGATGGGTGCCACAAGGTTGAGGGTGAGGATCTATTCATTCCACCCCTCAATTTTGCAATGGTTGATAATGGCATTTTCAGGTCTGGTTTCCCTGAACCTGCtaacttctccttccttcaGACCCTTGCTCTCCGCTCTATCAT ATATCTATGTCCTGAGCCATATCCAGAGGCTAACATGGAGTTCCTCAAGTCAAATGGGATCAAGCTTTATCAATTTGGAATTGAGGGTCATAAg GAGCCTTTTGTAAACATCCCAGAAGACACAATCCGTGAAGCATTAAAAGTTGTCCTTG ATGTCAGGAACCATCCACTTATAATTCATTGTAAGCGGGGGAAG CACCGAACGGGGTGTTTAGTAGGATGCTATAGGAAGTTGCAGAAATGGTGTTTGTCTTCTGTGTTTGATGAATACCAACGCTTTGCAGCTGCAAAAGCAAGAGTTTCAGATCAGAG GTTGGATTGA
- the LOC107496894 gene encoding probable tyrosine-protein phosphatase DSP4 isoform X1, giving the protein MQVAELQQNLVQHQHKENKIMCKKIQLSVSDTELHNHHHNSCGCDVDGCHKVEGEDLFIPPLNFAMVDNGIFRSGFPEPANFSFLQTLALRSIIYLCPEPYPEANMEFLKSNGIKLYQFGIEGHKEPFVNIPEDTIREALKVVLDVRNHPLIIHCKRGKHRTGCLVGCYRKLQKWCLSSVFDEYQRFAAAKARVSDQRFVELFDISTIKPLPITFSSFKRLD; this is encoded by the exons ATGCAAGTAGCAGAACTCCAACAAAACCTGGTTCAACACCAACACAAAGAGAACAAGATCATGTGCAAGAAGATCCAGCTAAGTGTCTCTGACACTGAACTCCATAATCACCATCATAATTCATGTGGTTGTGATGTTGATGGGTGCCACAAGGTTGAGGGTGAGGATCTATTCATTCCACCCCTCAATTTTGCAATGGTTGATAATGGCATTTTCAGGTCTGGTTTCCCTGAACCTGCtaacttctccttccttcaGACCCTTGCTCTCCGCTCTATCAT ATATCTATGTCCTGAGCCATATCCAGAGGCTAACATGGAGTTCCTCAAGTCAAATGGGATCAAGCTTTATCAATTTGGAATTGAGGGTCATAAg GAGCCTTTTGTAAACATCCCAGAAGACACAATCCGTGAAGCATTAAAAGTTGTCCTTG ATGTCAGGAACCATCCACTTATAATTCATTGTAAGCGGGGGAAG CACCGAACGGGGTGTTTAGTAGGATGCTATAGGAAGTTGCAGAAATGGTGTTTGTCTTCTGTGTTTGATGAATACCAACGCTTTGCAGCTGCAAAAGCAAGAGTTTCAGATCAGAGGTTCGTTGAGTTGTTTGATATTTCAACCATCAAGCCTCTCCCTATAACATTTTCATCTTTCAAGAG GTTGGATTGA
- the LOC107496894 gene encoding tyrosine-protein phosphatase DSP1 isoform X3 — protein sequence MQVAELQQNLVQHQHKENKIMCKKIQLSVSDTELHNHHHNSCGCDVDGCHKVEGEDLFIPPLNFAMVDNGIFRSGFPEPANFSFLQTLALRSIIYLCPEPYPEANMEFLKSNGIKLYQFGIEGHKEPFVNIPEDTIREALKVVLDVRNHPLIIHCKRGKHRTGCLVGCYRKLQKWCLSSVFDEYQRFAAAKARVSDQRKR from the exons ATGCAAGTAGCAGAACTCCAACAAAACCTGGTTCAACACCAACACAAAGAGAACAAGATCATGTGCAAGAAGATCCAGCTAAGTGTCTCTGACACTGAACTCCATAATCACCATCATAATTCATGTGGTTGTGATGTTGATGGGTGCCACAAGGTTGAGGGTGAGGATCTATTCATTCCACCCCTCAATTTTGCAATGGTTGATAATGGCATTTTCAGGTCTGGTTTCCCTGAACCTGCtaacttctccttccttcaGACCCTTGCTCTCCGCTCTATCAT ATATCTATGTCCTGAGCCATATCCAGAGGCTAACATGGAGTTCCTCAAGTCAAATGGGATCAAGCTTTATCAATTTGGAATTGAGGGTCATAAg GAGCCTTTTGTAAACATCCCAGAAGACACAATCCGTGAAGCATTAAAAGTTGTCCTTG ATGTCAGGAACCATCCACTTATAATTCATTGTAAGCGGGGGAAG CACCGAACGGGGTGTTTAGTAGGATGCTATAGGAAGTTGCAGAAATGGTGTTTGTCTTCTGTGTTTGATGAATACCAACGCTTTGCAGCTGCAAAAGCAAGAGTTTCAGATCAGAG GAAAAGGTGA